In Variovorax paradoxus, a single genomic region encodes these proteins:
- a CDS encoding SDR family NAD(P)-dependent oxidoreductase, protein MNNSSEEKRLVLVTGGASGMGRAIVERMAQGGWRVVMADYNGELAERETQVLRSAGLDVECRAIDLTDEAAVRAMVQQLPPLTALVNNAGIFDERAFLDVTSADFRRMYEVNLLAVATLTQEAARKMASGARIVNIASRAYLGAKNHAHYVASKAALVGYTRASAMELAARGIMVNAIAPGLIDTPLLRALSPERLAAQLALQPTGAAGKPEDIANAVAFFASPSTCFVTGQVLFVDGGKSLGGSGS, encoded by the coding sequence ATGAACAACAGCAGTGAAGAGAAGCGGCTCGTCCTCGTGACGGGCGGCGCCAGCGGCATGGGCCGCGCCATCGTCGAGCGCATGGCGCAGGGCGGCTGGCGCGTGGTCATGGCCGACTACAACGGCGAGCTTGCCGAGCGCGAGACGCAGGTGCTGCGCTCCGCCGGCCTCGATGTGGAGTGCCGCGCCATCGACCTGACCGACGAGGCCGCCGTGCGCGCGATGGTGCAGCAGCTGCCGCCGCTCACCGCGCTGGTCAACAACGCAGGCATCTTCGACGAGCGTGCTTTCCTCGACGTGACTTCGGCGGACTTTCGCCGCATGTACGAAGTGAACCTGCTGGCCGTGGCCACGCTCACGCAGGAGGCCGCGCGCAAGATGGCGAGCGGCGCGCGCATCGTCAACATCGCATCGCGCGCCTACCTGGGTGCGAAGAACCATGCGCACTACGTGGCCTCGAAGGCCGCGCTGGTGGGCTACACCCGCGCCAGCGCGATGGAGCTGGCGGCGCGCGGCATCATGGTCAACGCCATCGCGCCGGGGTTGATCGACACGCCGTTGCTGCGCGCGCTCTCGCCCGAACGCCTGGCTGCGCAGCTCGCGCTGCAGCCCACGGGCGCCGCCGGCAAGCCCGAGGACATCGCGAATGCGGTGGCCTTCTTCGCATCGCCATCGACCTGCTTCGTGACCGGCCAGGTGTTGTTCGTGGACGGCGGCAAGTCGCTCGGCGGCTCGGGGTCCTGA
- a CDS encoding ABC transporter ATP-binding protein gives MAEALLSLRAISAAYGRIQALCDVSVDVPEGEIVALLGSNGAGKTTTLNCISNLVDCTEGEVRLDGERIDRLGSDALVRRGIVQVPEGRQVFRDMSVRENLDLGAYLRRDRAGIRNDLESVYTMFPRLKERHGQMAATLSGGEQQMLAIGRAVMARPRVMLFDEPSMGLSPLLVEQMFEIIERLHREQKITILLVEQNVQLALAVSSYGYILENGEISLHGPAAQLANDEAVRRAYLGV, from the coding sequence ATGGCTGAAGCATTGTTGTCCCTGCGCGCCATCTCGGCCGCCTATGGCCGCATCCAGGCGCTGTGCGACGTGTCGGTCGACGTGCCCGAAGGCGAGATCGTCGCGCTGCTCGGCAGCAACGGCGCGGGCAAGACCACCACGCTGAACTGCATCTCGAACCTGGTGGACTGCACCGAGGGCGAAGTGCGGCTCGACGGCGAGCGCATCGACCGGCTCGGCTCCGACGCGCTGGTCAGGCGCGGCATCGTGCAGGTGCCCGAAGGCCGCCAGGTGTTCCGCGACATGAGCGTGCGCGAGAACCTCGACCTGGGTGCCTACCTGCGGCGCGACCGCGCGGGCATTCGCAACGACCTGGAGTCGGTCTACACGATGTTCCCGCGCCTGAAGGAGCGGCATGGCCAGATGGCGGCCACGCTCTCGGGTGGCGAGCAGCAGATGCTGGCCATCGGCCGCGCGGTGATGGCGCGCCCGCGCGTGATGCTGTTCGACGAGCCGTCGATGGGCTTGTCGCCGCTGCTGGTGGAGCAGATGTTCGAGATCATCGAGCGGCTGCACCGCGAACAGAAGATCACGATCTTGCTGGTGGAGCAGAACGTGCAGCTCGCGCTGGCGGTGTCGAGCTACGGCTACATCCTGGAGAACGGCGAGATCTCATTGCACGGCCCGGCCGCGCAGCTTGCGAACGATGAAGCGGTGCGCCGCGCCTACCTCGGCGTCTGA
- a CDS encoding SDR family NAD(P)-dependent oxidoreductase, with amino-acid sequence MLLKDKLSLVTGAARGLGEAIAHRMAAEGAHVLVVDRDLDVAQKVAASIREAGGRADAESVDVSDAAAVDALAVRVAASHGDIDVLVNNAGISARSKFDEPGAREAWDRVMSVNLQGVFNVTQAFVPALKRTQGNIVNLSSIVAFGAGISSAGYVVAKGGVRSLTQVLARDLAPFNVRVNAVAPGLMVTDMTAGQRETEHGTDWYMSRVPIKRHGEADEIAGPVVFLASPMASYVNGVVLPVDGGYLAV; translated from the coding sequence ATGCTCCTCAAAGACAAACTCTCGCTCGTCACCGGTGCCGCGCGCGGCCTGGGCGAAGCCATCGCGCACCGCATGGCGGCCGAAGGCGCGCACGTGCTGGTGGTGGACCGCGACCTCGACGTCGCGCAAAAGGTGGCCGCGTCGATCCGCGAAGCCGGTGGCCGCGCCGATGCCGAAAGCGTCGACGTGAGCGACGCGGCGGCGGTCGACGCGCTTGCGGTGCGCGTCGCGGCGTCGCATGGCGACATCGATGTGCTGGTCAACAACGCGGGCATCTCGGCGCGCTCGAAGTTCGACGAGCCCGGCGCGCGCGAAGCCTGGGACCGCGTGATGTCGGTCAACCTGCAGGGCGTGTTCAACGTCACGCAGGCCTTTGTGCCGGCGCTCAAGCGCACGCAGGGGAACATCGTCAACCTGTCGTCCATCGTGGCTTTCGGCGCGGGCATCTCGTCGGCCGGCTACGTGGTGGCCAAGGGCGGCGTGCGTTCGCTCACGCAGGTGCTGGCGCGCGACCTGGCGCCTTTCAACGTGCGCGTGAATGCGGTGGCGCCGGGCCTGATGGTCACCGACATGACGGCCGGCCAGCGCGAGACCGAACACGGCACCGACTGGTATATGAGCCGCGTGCCCATCAAGCGGCACGGCGAGGCCGACGAGATCGCGGGGCCGGTGGTCTTTCTTGCGTCCCCGATGGCTAGCTATGTCAACGGCGTGGTGCTGCCGGTCGACGGCGGCTACCTGGCGGTCTGA
- a CDS encoding AraC family transcriptional regulator yields the protein MDPLSDVLSMLTVSSTLSSRFEARGRWAFRYSQYASHIKLGCVLTGRFQLHVDGAAVPVVLEAGDFFLLTNGLPFSASSDPPGPLRDGTQLNRDHRGPDGVLRYDGQGAQDGPLVVLASGRFALTGEAGELLLRHLPPLIHLRASDPGATPLRGLLDLLGWETAEPRPGASIAQTHLAALVLVQALRVHLANAPQPEGWLGAMTDARIGEALSRMHGDIAQPWTVERLAQSAGMSRTAFAVRFKTLTGTTPLDYLGGWRMTVARNALRHSDEAIARIAERIGYQSETAFSAAFRRMVGESPGRFRTLSRSERSAGL from the coding sequence ATGGACCCGCTGTCCGATGTGCTGTCGATGCTCACAGTGAGCAGCACGCTCTCGTCGCGCTTCGAGGCGCGCGGGCGCTGGGCTTTCCGCTATTCGCAGTACGCCTCGCACATCAAGCTGGGCTGCGTGCTCACCGGCCGCTTCCAGTTGCATGTCGACGGCGCGGCCGTGCCCGTCGTGCTGGAGGCCGGCGACTTCTTTCTGCTGACCAACGGCTTGCCCTTCTCGGCGTCGAGCGACCCGCCCGGGCCGCTGCGGGACGGCACGCAACTCAACCGCGACCATCGCGGACCCGACGGCGTGCTGCGCTACGACGGCCAGGGCGCGCAAGACGGCCCGCTCGTGGTGCTGGCCAGCGGCCGGTTCGCGCTCACCGGCGAGGCGGGCGAACTGCTGCTGCGCCATCTGCCGCCGCTGATTCACCTGCGCGCGAGCGACCCCGGCGCCACGCCGCTGCGGGGCCTGCTCGACCTGCTGGGTTGGGAAACGGCCGAGCCGCGGCCGGGCGCTTCGATCGCGCAGACGCACCTTGCCGCGCTGGTTCTCGTGCAGGCATTGCGCGTGCACCTGGCGAACGCGCCGCAGCCCGAAGGCTGGCTCGGCGCAATGACGGATGCGCGCATCGGCGAAGCACTGTCGCGCATGCACGGCGACATCGCGCAACCATGGACCGTGGAGCGGCTCGCGCAATCGGCGGGCATGTCGCGCACGGCCTTCGCCGTGCGCTTCAAGACACTGACGGGAACCACGCCGCTGGACTACCTGGGCGGCTGGCGCATGACGGTCGCGCGCAATGCGCTGCGGCACAGCGACGAGGCGATCGCACGCATCGCGGAGCGCATCGGCTACCAGTCGGAGACCGCCTTCAGCGCGGCCTTCCGGCGCATGGTGGGCGAAAGCCCGGGGCGCTTTCGTACGCTCAGCCGCAGCGAGCGCTCGGCCGGGCTCTAG
- a CDS encoding lysozyme inhibitor LprI family protein, which yields MKHIFVSLLAAFAVSGAFAASPAKYEPDPQEVITALAQRSGISEDELRGLLSRCEASQSAMNICAYRDAVAADLKLKHALASKVQQLPACKESLEARIARWEKKRDQGCERSAAKDYGGGSMAQMARSMCVEHEIVQMTKQVERQRTCEK from the coding sequence ATGAAGCACATATTCGTTTCCCTGCTGGCAGCGTTCGCGGTCTCGGGTGCATTCGCAGCTTCTCCTGCGAAATATGAACCCGATCCCCAGGAGGTAATCACCGCCTTGGCGCAACGCTCCGGGATCTCCGAGGACGAATTGCGCGGTCTTCTGTCTCGCTGCGAGGCGAGTCAATCCGCGATGAATATCTGCGCATATCGCGATGCCGTTGCGGCCGACTTGAAACTGAAGCACGCGCTAGCCAGCAAGGTGCAGCAGTTGCCGGCCTGCAAGGAGAGCCTCGAAGCCAGGATCGCCCGGTGGGAAAAAAAGCGCGACCAAGGCTGCGAGCGCAGCGCGGCGAAGGACTATGGCGGAGGATCAATGGCGCAGATGGCACGGTCCATGTGCGTCGAGCACGAGATCGTCCAGATGACAAAACAGGTCGAGCGTCAGCGCACCTGCGAGAAGTGA
- a CDS encoding glutathione S-transferase → MKIFFSPASPFVRKCMVVAHELGIADRIEKLPSAAGPVKRDATIIPKNPLGQVPTFLTDDGQVLFDSRVICEYLNAVQSGKLFPAEGADRWARLTELSLADGMTGAALLARYENVLRPEALRWADWTDGQLSKVRTGLEWLETAAPSFGDRVDIGTIAFGCALGYMDFRFPDVNWRAEAPNSAKWFEVFNQRASMQATLPTA, encoded by the coding sequence ATGAAAATCTTCTTTTCTCCCGCATCCCCGTTCGTTCGCAAGTGCATGGTCGTGGCGCACGAGCTCGGCATTGCCGATCGCATCGAGAAGCTGCCGAGCGCGGCCGGCCCGGTGAAGCGCGACGCCACCATCATCCCGAAGAACCCGCTCGGCCAGGTGCCGACTTTCCTCACCGACGACGGCCAGGTGCTGTTCGACAGCCGCGTGATCTGCGAATACCTGAACGCCGTGCAGTCGGGCAAGCTGTTCCCGGCGGAAGGCGCGGACCGCTGGGCGCGCCTGACGGAGTTGTCGCTGGCCGATGGCATGACGGGGGCGGCGCTGCTCGCGCGCTATGAAAACGTGCTGCGTCCCGAGGCCTTGCGCTGGGCAGACTGGACCGACGGCCAGTTGTCGAAGGTGCGCACCGGCCTCGAATGGCTCGAGACGGCCGCGCCTTCCTTCGGCGATCGCGTCGACATCGGCACCATCGCCTTCGGCTGCGCGCTGGGGTACATGGACTTCCGCTTCCCGGATGTGAACTGGCGCGCGGAGGCGCCGAACAGCGCGAAGTGGTTCGAGGTGTTCAACCAGCGTGCTTCGATGCAGGCTACTTTGCCGACTGCCTGA
- a CDS encoding FAD-dependent oxidoreductase → MAQQQQQEKTEYDVVVIGSGAGGLSAALTARLEGLDVLVVEKTDRIGGSTAISGGAVWVPLNDQAEAAGHPDTRGKAWTYLQNTVGAAGDEELRHAFLDAGPLALRYLRERTDVQLAARTYSPDYYPDREGAAMGGRSLDPIEFDGRLLGPHFKTLRDPLPEFCVLGGMMVNMTDVKHLLGVWRSFASWKHGVKLVLRYFGDRLGGHHRGTRLLLGNALAARLFHSVLKTGIPFWLNTPALGLEKDATGAVTGVRLRRDGKELTVRARRGVVIATGGFPWNAAMRGQHYPAPTGPYSMSPQDNAGEGIAMAQQAGGVLGTGHTGPALWAPVSLLTRPDGSVLRYPHLVWDRAKPGLIAVDARGERFVNESTSYHEFVRGMYRANAKAASIPALLVCDSAFMEKWGLGLALPGGRPREHLVRAGYLYRADTLEALAQQAGVDPAGLARSVAKFNPLAAQGQDPVFGKGGDAYNRYLGDPDHQPNACLAPVKQAPFYAVKVYPGDIGTALGIRADGNARALDAQGEPIAGLYVAGNDMHSVMGGEYPAPGITLGPALTFGWVAGMHLARGAAAEHH, encoded by the coding sequence ATGGCACAGCAGCAACAACAGGAAAAAACCGAGTACGACGTCGTCGTCATCGGCAGCGGCGCGGGCGGCCTTTCCGCCGCGCTCACCGCCAGGCTCGAAGGCCTCGATGTGCTGGTGGTCGAGAAGACCGACCGCATCGGCGGATCGACCGCCATCTCGGGCGGCGCCGTGTGGGTGCCGCTCAACGACCAGGCCGAGGCGGCGGGCCACCCCGACACGCGCGGCAAGGCCTGGACCTACCTGCAGAACACCGTGGGCGCGGCCGGCGACGAAGAACTGCGCCACGCATTCCTCGATGCCGGCCCGCTCGCGCTGCGCTACCTGCGCGAGCGCACCGACGTGCAACTGGCCGCGCGCACCTATTCGCCCGACTACTACCCCGACCGCGAAGGCGCCGCGATGGGCGGGCGCTCGCTCGATCCCATCGAATTCGACGGCCGGCTGCTCGGGCCGCACTTCAAGACGCTGCGCGACCCGCTGCCCGAGTTCTGCGTGCTCGGCGGCATGATGGTCAACATGACCGACGTGAAGCACCTGCTCGGGGTCTGGCGTTCGTTCGCGTCGTGGAAGCATGGTGTGAAGCTGGTGCTGCGCTACTTCGGCGACCGTCTCGGCGGCCACCACCGCGGCACGCGGCTGCTGCTGGGCAATGCGCTCGCGGCGCGGCTCTTTCACAGTGTGCTGAAGACGGGCATTCCGTTCTGGCTGAATACCCCGGCACTGGGGTTGGAGAAGGATGCGACAGGCGCGGTCACCGGCGTGCGCCTGCGCCGCGACGGCAAGGAACTGACCGTGCGCGCGCGGCGCGGCGTGGTCATCGCCACCGGCGGCTTTCCGTGGAATGCCGCCATGCGCGGCCAGCACTATCCGGCGCCCACCGGGCCGTATTCGATGTCGCCTCAAGACAATGCCGGCGAAGGCATCGCGATGGCGCAGCAGGCCGGCGGTGTGCTCGGCACGGGACACACGGGGCCGGCGCTGTGGGCGCCTGTCTCGTTGCTCACGCGGCCCGACGGCAGCGTGCTGCGCTATCCGCACCTGGTGTGGGACCGCGCGAAGCCCGGCCTCATTGCGGTCGATGCGCGCGGCGAGCGCTTCGTCAACGAATCGACCTCGTACCACGAGTTCGTGCGCGGCATGTACCGCGCGAACGCCAAGGCCGCGAGCATTCCCGCTCTGCTGGTGTGCGACAGCGCCTTCATGGAGAAGTGGGGCCTGGGCCTTGCGTTGCCCGGCGGCCGTCCGCGCGAGCATCTGGTGCGCGCCGGTTATCTCTATCGTGCAGACACGCTCGAAGCGCTCGCGCAGCAGGCGGGCGTGGACCCGGCCGGGCTGGCGCGCAGCGTCGCGAAGTTCAACCCGCTGGCGGCGCAAGGGCAGGACCCGGTGTTCGGCAAGGGCGGCGATGCCTACAACCGCTACCTGGGCGACCCGGACCATCAACCCAACGCCTGCCTGGCGCCGGTGAAGCAGGCGCCGTTCTATGCGGTGAAGGTGTACCCCGGCGACATCGGCACCGCGCTGGGCATTCGTGCCGACGGCAACGCCCGTGCGCTGGATGCGCAGGGCGAGCCCATCGCCGGCCTGTACGTGGCCGGCAACGACATGCACTCCGTGATGGGCGGCGAGTACCCTGCGCCGGGCATCACGCTCGGACCCGCGCTAACCTTCGGCTGGGTGGCTGGCATGCACCTGGCACGCGGCGCCGCCGCCGAACACCATTGA
- a CDS encoding SulP family inorganic anion transporter, with protein MSSSPHSRLRAEWCPSIPRELMAGAVATFALIPEVIAFSFVAGVDPAVGLFASFVIGIVIAFTGGRPAMVSAAAGSVALVAAPLVHAHGLPYLLAAGVLAGLMQIVFGLLRLGVLMRFVSSSVRTGFVNALAILIFAAQMPHFIGANMATWAMVGLGLAVIYLLPRITTAVPSPLVCIVVVTLVGHWLDLPLKTVADLGQLPGALPAFALPDVPLTLETLRIIALPAFAIAMVGLLESMMTASVVDELTDTPSSKNRECSGLGVANVAASFFGGIAGCGMIGQTVSNVRYGGRGRLSTLFAGAFLLILMVALKPWVSQVPVAALVAIMVMVSASTFDWGSLRALVRHPRMSSAVMLATVAVTVATDNLAAGVATGVMLSGVFFTFKVARLLHVDAQPGEEGAARVYRVRGQVFFASADMLVDAFDVREIDGAPVRIDVSAAHFWDVTAVAALRKVVERLRKHGSTVEVTGMNQASRDLVLQLDAAPE; from the coding sequence ATGTCTTCTTCCCCGCACAGCCGCCTGCGCGCCGAATGGTGCCCGAGCATTCCCCGCGAACTGATGGCGGGCGCCGTCGCCACCTTCGCGCTCATTCCCGAGGTCATCGCTTTCTCTTTCGTGGCCGGCGTCGATCCGGCCGTGGGTCTGTTCGCCTCTTTCGTCATCGGCATCGTCATCGCCTTCACGGGTGGACGCCCGGCGATGGTGTCGGCCGCCGCCGGTTCGGTGGCGCTGGTGGCCGCGCCGCTGGTGCATGCGCACGGCCTGCCGTACCTGCTGGCGGCGGGCGTGCTCGCGGGCCTGATGCAGATCGTGTTCGGGCTGCTGCGGCTCGGGGTGCTGATGCGCTTCGTGTCGTCGTCGGTGCGCACGGGGTTCGTCAATGCGCTGGCGATCCTGATCTTCGCGGCGCAGATGCCGCACTTCATCGGCGCCAACATGGCGACCTGGGCCATGGTGGGCCTCGGGCTGGCCGTCATCTACCTGCTGCCGCGCATCACCACCGCCGTGCCGTCGCCGCTGGTGTGCATCGTGGTCGTGACGCTGGTGGGCCACTGGCTGGACCTGCCGCTCAAGACGGTGGCCGACCTGGGGCAACTGCCCGGCGCGCTGCCGGCCTTCGCGCTGCCCGATGTGCCGCTGACGCTGGAGACGCTGCGCATCATCGCGCTGCCTGCCTTCGCCATTGCGATGGTCGGCCTGCTCGAATCGATGATGACCGCCAGCGTGGTCGACGAACTGACCGACACGCCGAGTTCGAAGAACCGCGAATGCAGCGGCCTGGGCGTGGCCAACGTGGCGGCCAGCTTCTTCGGCGGCATCGCCGGCTGCGGAATGATCGGCCAGACGGTGAGCAACGTGCGCTACGGTGGGCGCGGACGCCTGTCGACGCTGTTCGCGGGTGCCTTCCTGCTGATCCTCATGGTGGCGCTCAAGCCCTGGGTGTCGCAGGTGCCGGTGGCGGCGCTGGTGGCGATCATGGTGATGGTCTCGGCCTCCACCTTCGACTGGGGCTCGCTGCGCGCGCTGGTGCGCCACCCGCGCATGTCCAGCGCGGTGATGCTCGCGACGGTGGCCGTCACCGTCGCCACCGACAACCTGGCCGCGGGCGTGGCCACCGGCGTGATGCTCAGCGGTGTGTTCTTCACCTTCAAGGTCGCGCGCCTGCTGCATGTGGATGCGCAGCCGGGCGAGGAGGGCGCGGCGCGGGTCTATCGCGTGCGGGGCCAGGTGTTCTTCGCGTCGGCCGACATGCTGGTCGATGCCTTCGACGTGCGCGAGATCGACGGCGCGCCGGTACGCATCGATGTGTCGGCAGCGCATTTCTGGGACGTGACGGCGGTGGCCGCGCTCAGGAAGGTGGTCGAGCGGCTGCGCAAGCATGGCAGCACGGTGGAGGTCACCGGCATGAACCAGGCCAGCCGGGATCTGGTGCTGCAGCTCGACGCGGCACCCGAATAA
- a CDS encoding ABC transporter ATP-binding protein codes for MSATAFLDVRDISVVFGGLKAVNGLSFEVEQGRIHALIGPNGAGKSTTFNCISRFYTPSSGSVTFEGRELTSVSPHRMASLGIARTFQNLELFAELSVLENVLLGTHSRGAATLGRLLRRPDRETEDFAMHLLERVGLADERHQPARDLDFGRQKLLELARALAIRPKLLLLDEPAAGLRNREIESLDRLLKELVARDGITVLLVEHVMQLVMSISDRITVMAFGEKIAEGTPSEIGSNARVIEAYLGKGAAHG; via the coding sequence ATGAGCGCCACGGCATTCCTCGACGTGCGCGACATCAGCGTGGTGTTCGGCGGCCTCAAGGCGGTGAACGGCCTCTCGTTCGAGGTGGAGCAGGGCCGCATCCATGCGCTCATCGGGCCGAACGGCGCGGGCAAGTCGACCACCTTCAACTGCATCTCGCGCTTCTACACGCCCAGCAGCGGCAGCGTGACCTTCGAAGGCCGTGAGCTGACCAGCGTGTCGCCGCACCGCATGGCCTCGCTCGGCATTGCGCGCACCTTCCAGAACCTGGAGCTGTTCGCAGAGCTGTCGGTGCTGGAGAACGTGCTGCTCGGCACGCACTCGCGCGGCGCCGCCACGCTGGGCCGGCTGCTGCGCCGTCCCGACCGCGAAACCGAAGACTTCGCGATGCATCTGCTGGAGCGCGTCGGCCTGGCCGACGAACGCCACCAGCCGGCGCGCGACCTCGACTTCGGCCGTCAGAAGCTGCTGGAGCTGGCGCGCGCGCTGGCCATCCGCCCCAAGCTGCTGCTGCTCGACGAGCCCGCGGCCGGCCTGCGCAACCGCGAGATCGAAAGCCTCGACCGGCTGCTCAAGGAACTGGTGGCGCGCGACGGCATCACCGTGCTGCTGGTCGAGCATGTGATGCAGTTGGTGATGTCGATCTCGGACCGCATCACCGTCATGGCCTTCGGCGAAAAGATCGCGGAAGGCACGCCTTCGGAAATCGGCAGCAATGCGCGCGTGATCGAAGCCTATCTTGGGAAGGGAGCCGCGCATGGCTGA
- a CDS encoding SDR family oxidoreductase, with product MSSEAQKKVAIVTAGGSGMGAAAARKLADDGFRVAILSSSGKGEALAAELGGIGVTGSNQSNDDIKRLVDKVTDQWGRVDVLVNSAGHGPRAPILDITDEDWHRGMDVYLLSAVRPARLVAPLMVAQGGGSIINISTFAAFEPDPVFPTSGVFRAGLAAFTKLFADKYAAQNVRMNNVLPGFIDSLPEKAEFRSRIPMGRYGKSSEIAAVIGFLASEGGGYITGQNLRVDGGITRSV from the coding sequence ATGTCTTCTGAAGCACAGAAAAAAGTAGCCATCGTCACCGCCGGTGGCAGCGGCATGGGCGCTGCCGCGGCCCGCAAGCTCGCGGACGATGGTTTTCGCGTCGCCATTCTTTCGTCGTCGGGCAAGGGCGAAGCGCTGGCTGCCGAGCTGGGCGGCATCGGCGTGACGGGCTCGAACCAGTCGAACGACGACATCAAGCGCCTGGTGGACAAGGTCACCGACCAGTGGGGCCGCGTCGATGTGCTGGTCAACAGCGCCGGCCACGGTCCGCGCGCGCCCATCCTGGACATCACCGACGAAGACTGGCATCGCGGCATGGACGTCTACCTGCTGAGCGCGGTGCGGCCCGCCCGCCTTGTCGCACCGCTGATGGTGGCGCAGGGCGGCGGCAGCATCATCAACATCTCGACCTTCGCCGCATTCGAGCCCGACCCGGTGTTTCCGACCTCGGGCGTGTTCCGCGCGGGCCTCGCGGCCTTCACCAAGCTCTTCGCCGACAAGTACGCCGCGCAGAACGTGCGCATGAACAACGTGCTGCCGGGCTTCATCGACAGCCTGCCCGAGAAGGCCGAGTTCCGCTCGCGCATTCCGATGGGCCGCTACGGCAAGAGCAGCGAGATCGCGGCCGTCATCGGCTTCCTGGCGTCTGAAGGCGGCGGCTACATCACGGGGCAGAACCTGCGGGTGGACGGCGGCATCACGCGCTCGGTGTAA
- a CDS encoding branched-chain amino acid ABC transporter permease, with amino-acid sequence MSASTVSSPWWDRAVLLGMAVVLAVLPFTTSGYVLYVVNLLMVFSVLALGMHLVIGETGQFALSHAAFFGIGIYTAGLINNQWQPPFFVSILAGALLSAALGWVIGLLALRMRDIYLALATFAFGEAMQWVFLNWESVTNGSNGLQMKPASLGGYQLMNDLQAYPFVIAIAALMLWLTVTLSRSRLGSSFRAVRESDVAAVAMGVNTRTVKVTAFVLSAAFAGVAGGMYTLFTSFIHPESLGFQTTILILTMVVVGGLGSVRGAVAGAIVFGLASELLRQAPSYQEIIYGGILMLFMMFLPKGMASLFAARRKSQRAASVKVVEKHA; translated from the coding sequence ATGAGCGCTTCGACAGTTTCGTCCCCGTGGTGGGACCGCGCGGTGCTGCTCGGTATGGCCGTGGTGCTCGCGGTCTTGCCCTTCACCACCAGCGGCTACGTGCTGTACGTGGTCAACCTGCTGATGGTGTTCTCGGTGCTGGCGCTGGGCATGCACCTGGTCATCGGCGAGACGGGCCAGTTCGCGCTGTCGCACGCGGCCTTCTTCGGCATCGGCATCTACACGGCCGGGCTCATCAACAACCAGTGGCAGCCGCCGTTCTTCGTGTCGATCCTGGCGGGCGCGCTGCTCTCGGCCGCGCTGGGCTGGGTCATCGGCCTGCTGGCGCTGCGCATGCGCGACATCTACCTGGCGCTGGCCACCTTCGCCTTCGGCGAGGCCATGCAGTGGGTGTTTTTGAACTGGGAGTCGGTGACCAACGGCTCCAACGGCCTGCAGATGAAGCCGGCCTCGCTCGGCGGCTACCAGCTCATGAACGACCTGCAGGCTTATCCCTTCGTGATCGCCATCGCGGCGCTGATGCTGTGGCTCACGGTGACGCTGTCGCGCTCGCGGCTGGGCTCGTCGTTCCGCGCGGTGCGCGAGAGCGACGTGGCGGCGGTGGCGATGGGCGTGAACACGCGCACGGTGAAGGTCACGGCCTTCGTGCTGTCGGCCGCCTTCGCGGGCGTGGCGGGCGGCATGTACACGCTGTTCACCTCGTTCATCCATCCGGAGAGCCTGGGCTTCCAGACCACCATCCTGATCCTCACGATGGTGGTGGTGGGCGGCCTCGGCTCGGTGCGCGGCGCGGTGGCCGGCGCCATCGTGTTCGGGCTGGCGTCGGAGCTGCTGCGGCAGGCCCCGTCGTACCAGGAAATCATCTACGGCGGCATCCTCATGCTCTTCATGATGTTCCTGCCCAAGGGCATGGCGTCGCTGTTCGCGGCACGCCGCAAGTCGCAGCGGGCGGCTTCCGTCAAGGTCGTGGAGAAGCACGCATGA